A window from Streptomyces sp. NBC_00271 encodes these proteins:
- a CDS encoding DUF937 domain-containing protein, whose protein sequence is MSESASSFEDDVLGELGDDRLQEIAGLLGTDTAGAQEVVGTTVSALAGPVQEEAAAAPEEEAPLQGVSTLGGFATGGLMAGVLAKVSKPVANAVAKKTGIPAATVTRVIEMLVPVVLTVLSKRAARKK, encoded by the coding sequence ATGAGTGAATCCGCTTCCTCCTTCGAGGACGACGTGCTCGGTGAACTGGGCGACGACAGGCTCCAAGAGATCGCGGGGCTGCTGGGGACCGACACGGCGGGCGCCCAGGAGGTGGTCGGAACCACGGTCTCGGCACTCGCCGGCCCCGTACAGGAGGAGGCCGCGGCGGCGCCCGAGGAGGAGGCCCCGCTCCAGGGCGTGTCCACCCTGGGCGGGTTCGCCACCGGCGGTCTGATGGCCGGGGTGCTGGCCAAGGTGAGCAAGCCGGTCGCGAACGCCGTCGCCAAGAAGACGGGCATCCCGGCGGCCACGGTCACCCGTGTCATCGAGATGCTCGTCCCGGTCGTACTGACGGTCCTCAGCAAGCGGGCGGCACGCAAGAAGTGA
- the rbsD gene encoding D-ribose pyranase, translating to MKKAGILNRHLSGALAELGHGDGVLVCDAGMPIPAGPRVVDLAFRAGVPSFAEVLDGLLEELVVEGATAAHEVRGTNPEATALLDARFPTLSTVPHEELKSLSAGAKLIVRTGEARPYANVLLRCGVFF from the coding sequence GTGAAGAAGGCCGGAATCCTGAACCGCCATCTCTCGGGCGCGCTGGCCGAGCTGGGCCACGGGGACGGGGTGCTCGTCTGCGATGCCGGGATGCCCATCCCCGCCGGTCCGCGCGTCGTGGACCTGGCCTTCCGGGCCGGGGTGCCGTCCTTCGCCGAGGTGCTCGACGGACTGCTGGAGGAACTCGTGGTGGAGGGCGCCACGGCCGCGCACGAGGTCCGCGGGACGAACCCGGAGGCGACGGCCCTGCTGGACGCCCGTTTCCCCACCCTGTCGACGGTCCCCCACGAGGAACTGAAGTCACTGTCGGCGGGCGCGAAGCTGATCGTCCGCACGGGAGAGGCACGGCCGTACGCGAACGTGCTGCTGCGGTGCGGGGTGTTCTTCTAG
- a CDS encoding sugar ABC transporter ATP-binding protein, translating into MSNQEELLRIEGIRKTFPGVVALDSVDFDLRRGEVHVLLGENGAGKSTLIKMLSGAYQPDSGRVLVDGEEVRIHGAQDSERLGIATIYQEFNLVPDLTVAENIFLGRQPRRYGLIDRKTMEAEAAELLERVGVSVSPRARVRELGIARLQMVEIAKALSLNARVLIMDEPTAVLTSEEVEKLFSIVRRLREDGVGIVFITHHLEEIAALGDRVTVIRDGKSVGQVPASTTEDELVRLMVGRSIEQQYPRVRATGDDGSGATLLTVEGLTRDGVFHDVSFEVRAGEVVGIAGLVGAGRTEVVRAVFGADPYDKGAVKVAGSALRRHDVNAAMAAGIGLIPEDRKGQGLLLDASVEENLGLVTMRAATHGGLVDLKGQRAAAARIAEQLGVRMAGLGQQVRTLSGGNQQKVVIGKWLLADTKVLILDEPTRGIDVGAKVEIYQLVNELTAAGAAVLMISSDLPEVLGMSDRVLVMAQGRIAGELSADEATQDSVMALAVSTPTTNSVTAVEGSRGH; encoded by the coding sequence GTGAGCAACCAGGAAGAGTTGCTGCGCATCGAGGGCATCCGAAAGACCTTCCCCGGCGTGGTCGCGCTCGACAGCGTCGACTTCGATCTGCGCCGCGGCGAGGTGCATGTGCTGCTCGGCGAGAACGGTGCCGGCAAGAGCACGCTCATCAAGATGCTCTCGGGCGCCTACCAGCCCGACTCCGGGCGTGTCCTCGTCGACGGCGAGGAGGTGCGCATCCACGGCGCGCAGGACTCCGAGCGCCTCGGGATCGCGACCATCTACCAGGAGTTCAACCTCGTTCCCGATCTGACGGTCGCCGAGAACATCTTCCTGGGGCGGCAGCCGCGCCGCTACGGGCTGATCGACCGGAAGACGATGGAGGCCGAGGCCGCCGAACTGCTGGAGCGGGTGGGTGTCAGCGTCTCCCCGCGCGCGCGGGTGCGTGAACTCGGTATCGCACGTCTCCAGATGGTCGAGATCGCGAAGGCGCTGAGCCTGAACGCCCGCGTGCTGATCATGGACGAGCCGACCGCGGTGCTCACCTCCGAAGAGGTCGAAAAACTCTTCTCCATCGTGCGCCGACTGCGCGAGGACGGTGTCGGCATCGTCTTCATCACGCACCACCTGGAGGAGATCGCCGCCCTGGGGGACCGGGTCACCGTCATCCGGGATGGCAAGAGTGTCGGGCAGGTCCCGGCCTCCACCACCGAGGACGAGCTCGTACGGCTCATGGTGGGGCGGTCGATCGAGCAGCAGTATCCACGCGTGCGGGCCACTGGTGACGACGGCTCCGGAGCCACCCTGCTGACCGTCGAGGGGCTGACCCGTGACGGGGTCTTCCACGACGTGAGTTTCGAGGTGCGGGCCGGTGAGGTCGTCGGGATCGCGGGGCTCGTGGGGGCCGGGCGCACGGAGGTCGTACGAGCGGTCTTCGGGGCCGATCCGTACGACAAGGGGGCCGTCAAGGTCGCCGGTTCCGCGCTGCGGCGGCACGACGTGAACGCGGCGATGGCGGCCGGGATCGGGCTCATCCCCGAGGACCGCAAGGGCCAGGGGCTGCTCCTGGACGCCTCCGTCGAGGAGAACCTCGGCCTGGTCACCATGCGGGCGGCGACCCATGGCGGGCTCGTCGACCTCAAGGGCCAGCGGGCGGCCGCCGCGCGGATCGCCGAGCAGCTCGGCGTCCGGATGGCCGGTCTCGGCCAGCAGGTGCGCACGCTCTCCGGCGGCAACCAGCAGAAGGTCGTCATCGGCAAGTGGCTGCTGGCCGACACCAAGGTACTGATCCTCGACGAGCCGACCCGTGGCATCGACGTCGGCGCCAAGGTCGAGATCTACCAGCTCGTCAACGAACTGACGGCCGCCGGCGCGGCCGTCCTGATGATCTCCAGCGATCTGCCCGAGGTGCTCGGCATGAGCGACCGGGTGCTGGTGATGGCCCAGGGCCGGATCGCGGGCGAGCTGTCCGCCGACGAGGCGACCCAGGACTCCGTGATGGCACTCGCCGTCAGCACACCGACCACCAACTCTGTTACCGCTGTGGAGGGCTCCCGTGGCCACTGA
- a CDS encoding LacI family DNA-binding transcriptional regulator: MTVTLADVAARAQVSPATVSRVLNGNYPVAASTRERVLRAVDDLDYVLNGPASSLAAATSDLVGILVNDIADPFFGIMAAAIQSEIGGPGGRAGGERLGVVCNTGGSPERELTYLTLLQRQRAAAVVLTGGAVEDAPHAAAVAAKLRKLGDAGTQVVLCGRPPAPDAPEAIALTFDNRGGGQQLTEHLIGLGHRRLGYIAGPEERTTTRHRLEGHRAALAAHDIEDDPRRTVHGRYDRRAGYEATLELLRRDPSLTAVVAANDTVALGACAALREAGLRIPDDVSVVGFDDLPFSIDAVPALTTVRLPLSEAGARAGRIAMGREEPPPGGIATVRGELMVRGSTGVPRV, encoded by the coding sequence ATGACCGTGACCCTGGCGGACGTGGCGGCGCGTGCGCAGGTCTCGCCCGCGACCGTGTCCCGGGTGCTGAACGGGAACTATCCCGTCGCGGCGTCCACGCGCGAGCGGGTGCTGCGCGCGGTGGACGACCTGGACTACGTACTGAACGGGCCCGCGAGTTCGCTGGCCGCCGCCACCTCCGACCTGGTCGGCATCCTGGTGAACGACATCGCCGACCCCTTCTTCGGAATCATGGCGGCCGCGATCCAGTCGGAGATCGGCGGGCCCGGTGGACGTGCGGGCGGCGAACGGCTCGGGGTCGTGTGCAACACCGGCGGCTCCCCGGAGCGTGAGCTGACCTACCTCACGCTCCTTCAGCGCCAGCGCGCCGCCGCGGTCGTCCTGACGGGCGGCGCCGTCGAGGACGCGCCGCACGCGGCGGCGGTCGCGGCGAAGCTGCGCAAGCTCGGGGACGCGGGGACCCAGGTGGTCCTGTGCGGACGGCCGCCCGCGCCCGACGCCCCCGAGGCGATCGCGCTCACCTTCGACAACCGGGGCGGCGGACAGCAGCTCACCGAGCATCTGATCGGGCTCGGCCACCGCAGGCTCGGCTACATCGCGGGCCCTGAGGAGCGGACGACGACCCGGCACCGCCTCGAGGGGCACCGCGCCGCGCTCGCCGCGCACGACATCGAGGACGATCCGCGCCGCACGGTGCACGGGCGCTACGACCGTCGCGCCGGGTACGAGGCGACCCTCGAACTCCTGCGCCGTGACCCGTCGTTGACGGCTGTCGTCGCCGCCAACGACACCGTCGCCCTCGGTGCGTGTGCCGCGCTGCGGGAGGCGGGACTGCGTATCCCCGACGACGTGTCCGTCGTCGGCTTCGACGACCTTCCCTTCAGTATCGATGCCGTCCCCGCGCTCACGACGGTGCGGTTGCCGCTGTCGGAGGCGGGGGCCCGGGCCGGGCGTATCGCGATGGGGCGTGAGGAGCCGCCGCCGGGTGGGATCGCGACGGTGCGGGGGGAGTTGATGGTGCGGGGGTCCACGGGGGTGCCGCGGGTCTGA
- a CDS encoding sugar phosphate isomerase/epimerase family protein, which yields MTGLARFSINQMTVKQLSMPELVESCLELGIPGVGLWREPVQSYGLDATAKLVRDAGLAVTTLCRGGFFTAIDPRERARALDDNRAAVDEAATLGTDTLVLVSGGLPAGSKDLHGARERIVDALGELGPYAAERGVRLAIEPLHPMYAADRCVVSTLAQALDLAERFPADQVGVTVDTYHIWWDDTAPAQIARAGAAGRIHTFQLADWTTPLPEGVLNGRGQIGDGSIDMREWRSYVEAAGYSGPIEVELFNDELWARDGREVLAETAARFVEHAG from the coding sequence ATGACCGGCCTCGCCCGTTTCTCCATCAACCAGATGACGGTCAAGCAGCTGTCGATGCCCGAACTGGTCGAGTCCTGCCTCGAGCTGGGGATCCCGGGCGTCGGACTCTGGCGTGAACCCGTCCAGTCGTACGGCCTCGACGCCACCGCCAAACTCGTCCGCGACGCCGGTCTGGCGGTCACCACGCTCTGCCGTGGCGGCTTCTTCACGGCGATCGACCCGCGGGAGCGGGCCCGCGCCCTGGACGACAACCGCGCGGCCGTCGACGAGGCCGCGACCCTCGGCACCGACACCCTGGTCCTGGTCTCCGGGGGGCTGCCGGCCGGTTCGAAGGACCTGCACGGCGCGCGGGAGCGGATCGTTGACGCGCTGGGGGAGCTGGGCCCGTACGCCGCCGAGCGGGGCGTACGCCTGGCCATCGAGCCCCTCCACCCGATGTACGCCGCCGACCGCTGCGTCGTCTCCACCCTCGCCCAGGCCCTGGACCTCGCGGAACGCTTCCCCGCGGACCAGGTGGGCGTCACCGTCGACACGTACCACATCTGGTGGGACGACACCGCCCCCGCCCAGATCGCCCGCGCGGGCGCGGCGGGCCGCATCCACACCTTCCAACTCGCCGACTGGACCACCCCGCTGCCCGAGGGCGTCCTCAACGGTCGTGGCCAGATCGGCGACGGTTCGATCGACATGCGGGAGTGGCGCTCGTACGTCGAGGCGGCGGGCTACTCCGGCCCCATCGAGGTCGAACTGTTCAACGACGAGCTGTGGGCGCGAGACGGGCGCGAGGTGCTGGCGGAGACGGCGGCGCGATTCGTGGAGCACGCGGGGTAG
- a CDS encoding ABC transporter permease/substrate-binding protein, translated as MATDTLKSTTGASGASAVRRLLLDNGALTALIALVIAMSALSGDFLTTDNLLNIGVQAAVTAILAFGVTFVIVSAGIDLSVGSVAALSATVLAWMATSEGVPVWIAVILAVATGMACGLVNGVLISYGKLPPFIATLAMLSVGRGLSLVISQGSPIAFPESVSHLGDTLGGWLPVPVLVMVVMGLITALILGRTYIGRSMYAIGGNEEAARLSGLRVKRQKLAIYALSGLFAAAAGIVLASRLSSAQPQAAQGYELDAIAAVVIGGASLAGGTGKASGTLIGALILAVLRNGLNLLSVSAFWQQVVIGVVIALAVLLDTLRRKAGATPVAAGTGAPGGRGKQAATYIIAAVVAAAIVGAMSFLHNGSSSSATKKVGLSLSTLNNPFFVQIKSGAQQEAKKLGVDLTVTDAQNDASQQANQLQNFTSSGLGSIIVNPVDSDAAGPAVRSANKAGIPVVGVDRGVNKADTAALVASDNIAGGKLGAKAMAEKLGGKGKIVILQGLAGTSASRERGAGFAEGLKAYPGIEVVARQPADFDRTKGLDVMTNLLQAHPDIQGVFAENDEMALGAVKALGSKAGTSVSVIGFDGEPDGLKAVKDGTMYASVAQQPKELGRIAVENALNAAEGKKVEKTVMVPVKVVTKENVAGFGG; from the coding sequence GTGGCCACTGACACGCTCAAGAGCACTACGGGCGCGAGTGGCGCCTCGGCGGTCCGCCGCCTTCTGCTCGACAACGGGGCGCTCACCGCGCTCATCGCCCTCGTCATCGCGATGTCGGCGCTGTCCGGCGACTTCCTGACGACGGACAACCTGCTCAACATCGGCGTCCAGGCGGCCGTGACGGCCATCCTCGCCTTCGGTGTGACCTTCGTGATCGTCTCGGCGGGCATCGACCTGTCGGTCGGCTCGGTCGCCGCGCTGTCCGCCACCGTCCTCGCCTGGATGGCGACATCGGAGGGCGTCCCGGTCTGGATAGCAGTGATCCTCGCGGTCGCGACCGGCATGGCGTGCGGCCTGGTCAACGGCGTCCTGATCTCCTACGGGAAGCTGCCGCCGTTCATCGCGACGCTCGCGATGCTGTCGGTGGGCCGCGGTCTGTCCCTGGTGATCTCGCAGGGCTCGCCGATCGCCTTCCCCGAATCGGTCTCACACCTCGGTGACACCCTCGGCGGCTGGCTGCCGGTCCCCGTCCTGGTGATGGTCGTCATGGGTCTGATCACCGCTCTGATCCTGGGCCGTACCTACATCGGCCGCTCCATGTACGCGATCGGCGGCAACGAGGAGGCCGCGCGCCTCTCGGGTCTGCGGGTGAAGAGGCAGAAGCTCGCGATCTACGCCCTGTCGGGTCTCTTCGCTGCCGCCGCGGGCATCGTGCTCGCCTCCCGGCTCTCCTCCGCGCAGCCGCAGGCCGCGCAGGGCTACGAGCTGGACGCGATCGCCGCGGTCGTCATCGGCGGCGCCTCCTTGGCGGGCGGCACCGGCAAGGCGTCCGGCACGCTGATCGGCGCCCTGATCCTCGCGGTGCTCCGCAACGGTCTGAACCTGCTCTCCGTCTCCGCCTTCTGGCAGCAGGTCGTCATCGGTGTCGTGATCGCGCTGGCGGTGCTGTTGGACACGCTGCGGCGCAAGGCCGGGGCGACTCCGGTGGCCGCCGGGACGGGTGCGCCGGGCGGCAGGGGCAAGCAGGCGGCGACGTACATCATCGCGGCCGTGGTCGCGGCGGCGATCGTCGGTGCGATGTCCTTCCTGCACAACGGCTCCTCCTCGTCGGCGACGAAGAAGGTGGGCCTGTCCCTCTCCACCCTGAACAACCCCTTCTTCGTGCAGATCAAGTCGGGTGCCCAGCAGGAGGCGAAGAAGCTCGGCGTGGACCTGACGGTCACGGACGCGCAGAACGACGCCTCCCAGCAGGCCAACCAGTTGCAGAACTTCACCAGCTCGGGCCTCGGTTCGATCATCGTCAACCCGGTGGACTCGGACGCGGCGGGCCCGGCGGTCCGCTCCGCGAACAAGGCCGGCATCCCCGTCGTCGGCGTGGACCGGGGCGTGAACAAGGCCGACACGGCCGCGCTGGTCGCCTCCGACAACATCGCGGGCGGCAAGCTCGGCGCCAAGGCGATGGCCGAGAAGCTGGGCGGCAAGGGCAAGATCGTGATCCTGCAGGGCCTGGCCGGAACGTCCGCGAGCCGTGAGCGCGGCGCGGGCTTCGCCGAGGGTCTGAAGGCCTACCCGGGCATCGAGGTCGTCGCCCGGCAGCCCGCGGACTTCGACCGCACCAAGGGCCTCGACGTGATGACGAACCTGCTTCAGGCGCACCCCGACATCCAGGGCGTCTTCGCCGAGAACGACGAGATGGCGCTCGGCGCGGTCAAGGCGCTCGGCTCCAAGGCCGGCACGTCGGTCTCGGTCATCGGCTTCGACGGCGAACCGGACGGCCTGAAGGCGGTCAAGGACGGCACGATGTACGCGTCCGTGGCCCAGCAGCCGAAGGAGCTCGGCCGGATCGCGGTGGAGAACGCGCTGAACGCCGCCGAGGGCAAGAAGGTCGAGAAGACGGTGATGGTGCCGGTGAAGGTGGTCACCAAGGAGAATGTGGCCGGCTTCGGCGGATGA
- a CDS encoding Gfo/Idh/MocA family protein, with protein MTRKTVRIALNGVTGRMGYRQHLVRSILALRDQGGLDLGDGTVLWPEPVLLGRREHALKALAEQHGLEHWSTDVDEVLADPTVEIYFDAQVTSAREEAIKKAIAAGKHIYTEKPTATGLDGALELARLAHEKGIKHGVVQDKLFLPGLLKLKRLIDGGFFGRILSIRGEFGYWVFEGDWQSAQRPSWNYRAEDGGGIVVDMFPHWEYVLHELFGRVTSVQALTATHIPQRWDEQDKPYDATADDAAYGVFELEGGAIAQINSSWAVRVNRDELVEFQVDGTEGSAVAGLRNCRVQHRSATPKPVWNPDIPATYSFRDQWQEIPDNAEFDNGFKAQWELFLRHVYADAPYHWDLLAGARGVQLAELGLKSSAEGRRLDVPEISL; from the coding sequence GTGACACGCAAGACGGTGCGAATCGCCCTGAACGGCGTGACGGGGCGCATGGGCTACCGCCAGCACCTCGTCCGCTCGATTCTCGCCCTGCGCGACCAGGGCGGCCTCGACCTCGGCGACGGCACGGTGCTGTGGCCCGAGCCGGTCCTCCTCGGCCGTCGCGAGCACGCGCTGAAGGCGCTCGCCGAGCAGCACGGCCTGGAGCACTGGTCGACGGACGTGGACGAGGTCCTCGCCGACCCGACCGTGGAGATCTACTTCGACGCCCAGGTGACCTCCGCCCGGGAGGAGGCCATCAAGAAGGCCATCGCGGCGGGCAAGCACATCTACACCGAGAAGCCCACCGCCACCGGCCTCGACGGCGCCCTGGAGCTGGCCCGCCTCGCCCACGAGAAGGGCATCAAGCACGGGGTCGTGCAGGACAAGCTCTTCCTCCCGGGGCTGCTGAAACTCAAGCGGCTCATCGACGGGGGCTTCTTCGGGCGGATCCTGTCCATCCGCGGGGAGTTCGGGTACTGGGTCTTCGAGGGCGACTGGCAGAGCGCCCAGCGGCCCTCCTGGAACTATCGCGCGGAGGACGGCGGCGGCATCGTCGTCGACATGTTCCCGCACTGGGAGTACGTGCTCCACGAGCTGTTCGGCCGGGTCACCTCCGTCCAGGCGCTCACCGCCACCCACATCCCGCAGCGCTGGGACGAGCAGGACAAGCCGTACGACGCCACGGCCGACGACGCCGCGTACGGCGTCTTCGAACTGGAGGGCGGCGCCATCGCCCAGATCAACTCCTCCTGGGCGGTGCGCGTCAACCGCGACGAGCTGGTCGAGTTCCAGGTCGACGGGACGGAGGGGTCGGCCGTCGCCGGGCTGCGCAACTGCCGCGTCCAGCACCGCTCGGCGACCCCCAAGCCGGTCTGGAACCCGGACATCCCGGCCACCTACTCCTTCCGCGACCAGTGGCAGGAGATCCCCGACAACGCCGAGTTCGACAACGGTTTCAAGGCGCAGTGGGAGCTGTTCCTGCGGCATGTGTACGCCGACGCGCCCTATCACTGGGACCTCCTCGCCGGCGCCCGCGGCGTCCAGCTCGCCGAACTGGGGCTGAAGTCCTCGGCCGAGGGCCGCCGTCTCGACGTACCGGAGATCTCGCTGTGA
- a CDS encoding ribokinase — translation MYDYDLLVVGSANADLVIGVERRPAAGETVLGSDLVVHPGGKGANQAVAAGRLGARTALLARVGDDAHGRLLLDSQRAAGVDTAGVLVGGAPTGVALITVDPSGDNSIVVSPGANGRLTPEDVRSAGNLLAASRVVSAQLEIPLETVVEVVRNLAPGSRFVLNPSPPRALPAEVLAACDPLIVNEHEARVIVGTDLGDSPEDWASALLALGPRSVVITLGARGALVASAEGAARVPSVKVETVDTTGAGDAFTAALAWRLGLDEPLAEAAAYAARVGAVAVTRAGAQESFPTAEEVASL, via the coding sequence ATGTACGACTACGACCTGCTGGTCGTGGGTTCGGCCAACGCCGACCTGGTGATCGGCGTCGAGCGGCGGCCCGCGGCCGGCGAGACGGTGCTCGGCTCCGACCTCGTCGTCCACCCGGGCGGCAAGGGCGCCAACCAGGCGGTCGCCGCCGGCCGCCTCGGAGCCCGTACGGCGCTGCTGGCCCGGGTCGGCGACGACGCGCACGGGCGGCTGCTGCTCGACTCGCAGCGGGCGGCCGGGGTCGACACGGCGGGCGTGCTCGTCGGCGGGGCGCCGACCGGGGTCGCGCTCATCACGGTGGATCCCTCCGGGGACAACAGCATCGTGGTCTCGCCCGGTGCCAACGGCCGCCTCACGCCCGAGGACGTACGGTCCGCCGGAAACCTCCTGGCGGCCTCCCGTGTGGTCTCGGCGCAGCTGGAGATCCCGTTGGAGACGGTCGTGGAGGTCGTACGGAATCTCGCTCCCGGCAGCCGTTTCGTACTGAACCCGTCGCCGCCGCGCGCGCTGCCCGCCGAGGTGCTCGCGGCCTGCGATCCGCTGATCGTGAACGAGCACGAGGCGCGGGTGATCGTCGGCACGGATCTCGGGGACTCCCCGGAGGACTGGGCGTCCGCCCTGCTCGCCCTCGGCCCGCGCTCGGTGGTGATCACGCTGGGCGCGCGGGGCGCGCTGGTGGCCTCCGCCGAGGGCGCCGCGCGGGTGCCGTCGGTGAAGGTGGAGACGGTGGACACGACGGGCGCGGGGGACGCGTTCACGGCGGCGCTGGCGTGGCGGCTCGGGCTCGACGAGCCGCTCGCCGAGGCGGCCGCGTACGCCGCCCGCGTCGGTGCCGTGGCGGTCACCCGCGCCGGCGCGCAGGAGTCCTTCCCGACGGCGGAGGAGGTCGCGTCGCTGTGA
- a CDS encoding dihydrodipicolinate synthase family protein: MTLRLPDTNGALRAYEPRAVPLALTTGAPFTSRTVFSAAHVVADPFADVSPDSAAAVDWDATLAFRRHLWSHGLGVAEAMDTAQRGMGLDWAGAAELIRRSAAEAKAVGGRIACGVGTDQLAGPASLEEVRTAYEEQLALVEESGAQAILMASRALAATAKGPEDYLEVYGHLLRQAAEPVILHWLGPMFDPALEGYWGSGDLDAATDVFLEVIAAHPDKVDGIKVSLLDAQREVALRRRLPQGVRCYTGDDFNYPELIAGDEQGFSHALLGIFDPLGPLAAEAVRVLDTGDAKGFRELLDPTVELSRHLFQPPTRFYKTGVVLLAWLAGHQEHFTMVGGLQSARSLPHFARAYELADTLGLFPNPELAETRMKTLLALYGVTS, translated from the coding sequence GTGACCCTTCGGCTGCCCGACACGAACGGCGCGTTGAGGGCCTATGAGCCGCGTGCCGTCCCGCTCGCCCTCACCACCGGCGCGCCCTTCACCTCCCGTACGGTCTTCTCGGCCGCGCACGTCGTCGCCGACCCGTTCGCGGACGTCTCGCCCGACTCGGCCGCCGCCGTCGACTGGGACGCCACCCTCGCCTTCCGCCGCCATCTGTGGTCCCACGGGCTCGGCGTCGCCGAGGCGATGGACACCGCGCAGCGCGGGATGGGCCTGGACTGGGCGGGCGCGGCCGAACTCATCCGCCGGTCCGCGGCGGAGGCGAAGGCGGTCGGGGGCCGTATCGCGTGCGGTGTCGGTACCGATCAGCTCGCCGGTCCGGCATCCCTGGAAGAGGTGCGGACGGCGTACGAGGAGCAGCTCGCCCTCGTCGAGGAGTCGGGGGCGCAGGCCATCCTCATGGCCTCCCGGGCGCTGGCGGCGACCGCGAAGGGGCCCGAGGACTACCTGGAGGTCTACGGGCATCTGCTCCGCCAGGCGGCCGAGCCCGTGATCCTGCACTGGCTCGGCCCCATGTTCGACCCCGCCCTGGAGGGCTACTGGGGATCGGGCGACCTGGACGCGGCCACGGACGTGTTCCTGGAGGTCATCGCCGCCCACCCGGACAAGGTCGACGGCATCAAGGTCTCCCTCCTCGACGCCCAGCGCGAGGTCGCCCTGCGCCGCCGCCTGCCGCAGGGCGTCCGCTGCTACACGGGTGACGACTTCAACTACCCCGAGCTGATCGCGGGCGACGAGCAGGGCTTCAGCCACGCACTGCTCGGCATCTTCGATCCGCTGGGTCCGCTCGCGGCGGAGGCGGTGCGGGTGCTCGACACGGGCGACGCGAAGGGCTTTCGCGAACTCCTCGACCCCACCGTCGAGCTCTCCCGCCACCTCTTCCAGCCCCCGACCCGGTTCTACAAGACGGGCGTCGTCCTGCTGGCGTGGCTGGCCGGGCACCAGGAACACTTCACCATGGTCGGCGGGCTGCAGTCGGCCCGCTCGCTGCCGCACTTCGCGCGGGCGTACGAGCTGGCGGACACCCTGGGCCTGTTCCCGAACCCGGAGCTCGCCGAGACCCGGATGAAGACTCTGCTGGCCCTGTACGGAGTGACCTCATGA